One Fuerstiella marisgermanici DNA window includes the following coding sequences:
- a CDS encoding ABC-three component system protein — protein MNISYHNLSDTQFEELVIEFCVELLGDGVQGFVTGKDGGRDARFSGKAQRIPSTSHPWSGTIIIQAKHTELLNKKFSEADFLGADSILFGEFPRIKKLVAAGELDYYILFANRRLTGVTDETVRKAIEAATGLVHSRIRLYDSSELDRLTKRFPKAVDRADLNPARAPADIDPEDLAEVIMKLAEYKVQLDELMEGDTPPPEKRITPAEKNEATGLRAEYFNSQIRPKMVDFGSIDKFLGHPDNQPYVSLYEDTAEELEAKLVAWGNSGVVYEKLLEDLICRLFARDIDLRKNRRLTRTVVFYMYCRCDIAKDIG, from the coding sequence GTGAACATTTCTTACCACAACCTCAGCGACACACAGTTTGAAGAACTCGTGATCGAATTCTGCGTCGAACTGCTCGGCGACGGAGTTCAGGGATTTGTGACGGGGAAGGACGGCGGACGTGATGCCCGGTTTTCGGGAAAGGCCCAGCGAATTCCAAGTACGTCTCATCCGTGGAGTGGCACGATCATCATTCAGGCAAAGCACACGGAATTATTGAATAAGAAATTCTCCGAAGCAGATTTTTTGGGGGCCGACTCCATCTTATTCGGTGAGTTTCCACGCATCAAGAAACTGGTAGCTGCCGGAGAACTTGACTACTACATTCTGTTTGCCAACCGAAGGCTGACGGGTGTCACGGATGAGACTGTCAGGAAGGCAATTGAGGCTGCTACCGGGCTGGTGCATAGTCGGATTCGCCTATACGACAGCAGCGAATTGGACCGGCTGACAAAACGCTTTCCGAAGGCCGTTGATCGAGCAGACTTGAATCCCGCACGTGCTCCAGCCGACATTGACCCGGAAGACTTGGCGGAAGTCATCATGAAGCTTGCCGAATACAAGGTTCAGTTGGATGAGTTGATGGAAGGCGACACGCCGCCGCCGGAAAAACGAATAACCCCGGCGGAAAAGAACGAAGCCACTGGATTGCGGGCCGAATACTTCAATAGCCAGATTCGCCCCAAAATGGTTGATTTTGGATCAATCGACAAGTTTCTTGGCCATCCTGACAACCAACCGTACGTAAGCCTGTACGAAGACACCGCTGAGGAGCTTGAGGCAAAACTGGTGGCATGGGGCAATTCAGGCGTAGTGTATGAGAAATTACTGGAGGATTTGATTTGCCGACTGTTTGCTCGTGATATTGATCTTCGAAAGAATCGCCGCCTGACTCGAACTGTCGTATTCTACATGTATTGTCGCTGTGACATCGCGAAAGACATTGGATGA
- a CDS encoding sulfatase family protein, protein MRYFSFFTVMWLLTTSSVCAADRPNIVFAFADDLGKYASAYADPSRPSANDALQTPNFDRVAREGVLFHNALVSAPSCTPSRAAIVACRHFFRNGSHSQLHHPWMKGFDDPWDEVKGFPLILQDAGYHIGWSYKMHISEDRMGGKKRNYKSAGSRFNSFSQNAMKAADPEAEKAKLLNEVHDNFNAFLDDRKDDQPFYYWFNPTNTHRSWIQGSGQKLWGINPDDLKGRLPTFLPDNEIVREDFADYLGETMAFDAAVGVLLQELTERGELDNTIVVVSGDHGVPGFPRGKCNLYDFGTQVPLAIRWPKHVAADKSVAAPVSLIDLGPTFLDATGLEPTDDMDGQSLLPVIRADDPAKESELRGYAIVGRENHVNEARPGGLPYPMRAIRTRDFLYVVNFAPDRWPVAQPPLSASLIKNVKGGKKSARRMDMDFGPTRTFFAEYEGSQSIATAWKLGFALRPAEELYAVNADPDQVQNLATDPQFEETRAALRKQLFAELTEGNDPRVVGAGDAFDRPPYAPNDPQRGVIAKE, encoded by the coding sequence ATGCGATACTTTTCATTCTTTACGGTGATGTGGCTTTTAACCACGTCGAGTGTTTGCGCGGCAGATCGGCCTAACATTGTCTTTGCGTTTGCCGACGACCTGGGCAAGTATGCCAGTGCCTATGCAGACCCCAGCCGGCCGTCGGCCAACGATGCGTTGCAGACGCCGAACTTCGATCGAGTCGCGCGCGAAGGTGTGCTGTTTCACAATGCTTTGGTGAGTGCTCCATCGTGTACGCCTTCGCGAGCCGCCATCGTGGCGTGTCGCCATTTCTTTCGTAACGGCAGCCATTCGCAACTGCATCATCCGTGGATGAAGGGTTTCGATGATCCGTGGGACGAGGTGAAAGGTTTTCCGCTGATTCTGCAGGATGCGGGCTATCACATCGGCTGGTCGTACAAAATGCACATCAGCGAAGATCGCATGGGCGGGAAGAAGCGCAACTACAAATCAGCCGGCAGTCGGTTCAATTCGTTTTCGCAAAACGCGATGAAGGCTGCCGATCCGGAAGCAGAAAAGGCGAAGCTGCTGAACGAAGTGCATGACAACTTCAACGCGTTTCTGGATGACCGCAAAGACGACCAGCCGTTCTATTATTGGTTCAATCCTACGAATACTCATCGGTCCTGGATTCAGGGTTCCGGCCAAAAGCTTTGGGGCATCAATCCGGATGACTTGAAGGGCAGGCTGCCGACGTTTCTGCCCGACAACGAAATTGTCCGAGAAGACTTTGCCGACTATCTGGGCGAAACGATGGCGTTCGACGCGGCCGTCGGGGTGTTGCTTCAGGAACTGACCGAACGCGGTGAGCTGGACAATACAATCGTCGTCGTCAGCGGCGATCACGGAGTTCCGGGATTTCCACGCGGCAAGTGCAACCTGTACGACTTCGGAACTCAGGTGCCGTTAGCCATCCGCTGGCCTAAGCATGTGGCGGCCGACAAGTCCGTTGCGGCGCCGGTGAGTCTGATCGATCTCGGCCCGACGTTTCTGGACGCCACCGGTTTGGAACCGACCGATGATATGGATGGGCAGAGTCTGCTGCCCGTGATTCGTGCCGATGATCCGGCTAAGGAAAGCGAACTGCGAGGCTACGCGATTGTGGGGCGAGAGAACCATGTTAACGAAGCTCGGCCCGGCGGTTTGCCGTATCCTATGCGAGCCATCCGCACACGCGATTTTCTGTACGTCGTCAACTTTGCCCCAGACCGTTGGCCGGTCGCTCAACCGCCGCTGTCGGCGTCTTTAATCAAGAATGTGAAGGGCGGGAAGAAATCCGCCCGCCGGATGGACATGGACTTCGGGCCAACGCGAACGTTCTTCGCCGAGTACGAAGGCAGCCAGTCGATCGCAACGGCATGGAAGCTCGGCTTTGCCCTGCGTCCGGCCGAAGAATTGTACGCCGTCAACGCCGACCCGGATCAGGTGCAAAACCTCGCCACAGATCCGCAGTTCGAAGAAACTCGGGCCGCGCTTCGTAAACAGTTGTTCGCCGAACTGACAGAAGGCAACGACCCTCGAGTCGTCGGTGCAGGAGACGCCTTCGATAGGCCGCCCTATGCACCGAACGATCCTCAACGAGGCGTCATCGCGAAAGAATAG
- the ispG gene encoding (E)-4-hydroxy-3-methylbut-2-enyl-diphosphate synthase, with protein sequence MTIQRNPTRRVKIGSVAIGDGCPIAVQSMTATRTTDIDATVAQINDLVNAGADIVRVAIDSQKDAEALIEVRSQVSGNFSVDLQENYRLAEVIAPYVDKLRYNPGHLYHHEREKPWEDKVRYIADVAKDNDCAIRVGVNCGSVDPDKKAKYAADDSISPMLESAWDHCRLLDDYGFTRYCVSLKDSDPQKVIEVNKRFAEERPDVPLHLGVTEAGMPPDGVIKTRIAFEQLISRGIGDTIRVSLTVPNNRKHEEIEAGRSILDDIANGRVRSVVDYGLKTLNIISCPSCSRVENEAFVDLAEQVKEMTRYAEDHSITIAVMGCRVNGPGETDDADLGLWCGPNHVNLKKGPESIGAYTYDEILPKLKAELDALIELQVGQD encoded by the coding sequence GTGACAATTCAGAGAAACCCAACTCGTCGAGTGAAAATCGGCAGCGTTGCCATTGGCGACGGCTGCCCCATTGCCGTACAGAGCATGACGGCCACTCGCACGACCGACATCGATGCGACGGTCGCTCAAATCAACGACCTGGTCAATGCCGGGGCGGACATTGTGCGAGTCGCCATTGACAGCCAGAAAGACGCCGAAGCGTTGATAGAAGTCCGCAGCCAGGTGAGCGGCAATTTTTCCGTCGACCTGCAGGAAAATTATCGGCTGGCGGAAGTGATCGCTCCGTATGTCGACAAGCTGCGTTACAACCCGGGGCACCTGTATCATCACGAACGCGAAAAGCCGTGGGAGGACAAGGTGCGATACATCGCCGATGTGGCCAAAGACAACGACTGTGCGATTCGAGTGGGCGTGAACTGCGGTTCGGTCGACCCGGACAAGAAGGCGAAGTACGCGGCCGATGATTCGATCTCGCCAATGCTGGAAAGCGCGTGGGATCACTGTCGACTGCTCGACGACTACGGCTTCACTCGATACTGCGTTTCGTTAAAGGATTCTGACCCGCAAAAGGTAATCGAAGTCAACAAACGCTTCGCCGAAGAGCGACCAGACGTGCCGCTGCATTTGGGAGTCACCGAAGCGGGAATGCCGCCGGACGGCGTGATCAAGACTCGGATCGCCTTCGAACAGCTTATCAGTCGCGGGATCGGCGATACGATTCGAGTTTCCCTGACGGTGCCGAACAATCGCAAGCACGAAGAAATCGAAGCGGGTCGCAGCATTCTGGACGACATCGCGAATGGGCGAGTGCGCTCGGTCGTCGACTACGGCCTGAAGACACTGAACATCATCAGTTGTCCAAGTTGCTCACGAGTTGAAAACGAAGCGTTTGTGGATCTGGCCGAGCAGGTGAAGGAGATGACTCGCTATGCCGAGGACCATTCCATCACGATTGCTGTGATGGGTTGCCGAGTGAACGGGCCGGGCGAAACCGACGACGCGGACCTCGGTTTATGGTGTGGTCCCAATCACGTCAATCTTAAGAAGGGCCCGGAATCGATCGGTGCCTACACGTACGATGAGATCCTGCCCAAGCTGAAAGCAGAACTGGACGCATTGATTGAGCTGCAGGTTGGTCAGGATTAG
- a CDS encoding ABC-three component system middle component 8, whose amino-acid sequence MIRPNKHAHPDKTLMSAATVILRRVKARRSEKFDDLRKVLVSHEPDAASLFLPAVNLLFLLGLIEYRKKNDTFEYVGN is encoded by the coding sequence ATGATCCGTCCCAATAAACATGCGCATCCCGACAAAACGCTGATGTCTGCGGCGACAGTGATCCTGCGGCGGGTAAAGGCACGGAGATCCGAAAAATTCGATGACCTGCGGAAGGTGTTGGTGTCACACGAGCCAGATGCTGCCAGTCTGTTTCTACCTGCCGTTAATCTGCTGTTTCTTCTAGGCTTGATCGAATACAGAAAGAAAAACGACACCTTTGAGTATGTTGGCAATTGA